From a region of the Canis lupus dingo isolate Sandy chromosome 5, ASM325472v2, whole genome shotgun sequence genome:
- the TNFRSF9 gene encoding tumor necrosis factor receptor superfamily member 9 isoform X1: MQDFTMGNGYYNIVATVLLLMNFERTRSIQDSCSKCPAGTFCGKNKSQICIPCPPNSFSSTSGQKACDICRQCEGVFRTKKVCSPISNAECECISGFHCLGAGCTMCEQDCKQGQELTKQGCKDCRFGTFNDQKHGICQPWTNCSLDGKSVLVNGTKESDAVCGPASAGFSPGHTSQIIIFFLALMSVAVLFLVFFLILRFSVIKHGRKKLLYLFKQPFMRPVQTAQEEDACSCRFPEEEEGECDL; encoded by the exons ATGCAAGATTTCACCATGGGCAATGGCTATTACAACATAGTGGCTACCGTGTTGTTGCTcatgaattttgagaggacaaGATCCATACAGGATTCCTGTAGTAAATGCCCAGCTG GTACTTTCTGTGggaaaaacaagagtcagatctGCATTCCTTGTCCTCCAAATAGTTTCTCCAGCACCAGTGGACAAAAGGCCTGTGACATTTGCAGGCAGTGTGAAG GTGTTTTCAGGACCAAGAAGGTGTGTTCCCCCATCAGCAATGCAGAGTGTGAGTGCATCTCAGGATTCCACTGCTTGGGGGCAGGATGCACTATGTGTGAACAGGATTGTAAACAAGGTCAAGAATTAACCAAACAGG GTTGTAAAGACTGCCGCTTTGGGACATTTAATGATCAGAAACATGGCATCTGTCAACCCTGGACAAA CTGTTCTTTGGATGGCAAGTCTGTACTTGTGAATGGGACGAAGGAAAGTGATGCAGTATGTGGACCAGCCTCGGCTGGCTTCTCTCCAG gtCATACCTCCCAGATCATCATCTTCTTTCTCGCACTGATGTCAGTTGCCGTGCTGTTCCTGGTGTTCTTTCTCATCCTCCGTTTCTCTGTCATTAAACATGGCAGAAAGAAACTCCTGTATTTATTCAAACAAC catTTATGAGACCAGTACAAACTGCCCAAGAGGAAGATGCCTGTAGTTGCCGatttccagaagaagaagaaggagaatgtGACCTGTAA
- the TNFRSF9 gene encoding tumor necrosis factor receptor superfamily member 9 isoform X2: MQDFTMGNGYYNIVATVLLLMNFERTRSIQDSCSKCPAGTFCGKNKSQICIPCPPNSFSSTSGQKACDICRQCEGVFRTKKVCSPISNAECECISGFHCLGAGCTMCEQDCKQGQELTKQGCKDCRFGTFNDQKHGICQPWTNCSLDGKSVLVNGTKESDAVCGPASAGFSPGTASATTPAPARDPGHTSQIIIFFLALMSVAVLFLVFFLILRFSVIKHGRKKLLYLFKQPFMRPVQTAQEEDACSCRFPEEEEGECDL; this comes from the exons ATGCAAGATTTCACCATGGGCAATGGCTATTACAACATAGTGGCTACCGTGTTGTTGCTcatgaattttgagaggacaaGATCCATACAGGATTCCTGTAGTAAATGCCCAGCTG GTACTTTCTGTGggaaaaacaagagtcagatctGCATTCCTTGTCCTCCAAATAGTTTCTCCAGCACCAGTGGACAAAAGGCCTGTGACATTTGCAGGCAGTGTGAAG GTGTTTTCAGGACCAAGAAGGTGTGTTCCCCCATCAGCAATGCAGAGTGTGAGTGCATCTCAGGATTCCACTGCTTGGGGGCAGGATGCACTATGTGTGAACAGGATTGTAAACAAGGTCAAGAATTAACCAAACAGG GTTGTAAAGACTGCCGCTTTGGGACATTTAATGATCAGAAACATGGCATCTGTCAACCCTGGACAAA CTGTTCTTTGGATGGCAAGTCTGTACTTGTGAATGGGACGAAGGAAAGTGATGCAGTATGTGGACCAGCCTCGGCTGGCTTCTCTCCAGGTACAGCCTCTGCCACCACGCCAGCCCCTGCAAGAGATCCAG gtCATACCTCCCAGATCATCATCTTCTTTCTCGCACTGATGTCAGTTGCCGTGCTGTTCCTGGTGTTCTTTCTCATCCTCCGTTTCTCTGTCATTAAACATGGCAGAAAGAAACTCCTGTATTTATTCAAACAAC catTTATGAGACCAGTACAAACTGCCCAAGAGGAAGATGCCTGTAGTTGCCGatttccagaagaagaagaaggagaatgtGACCTGTAA